From Paenibacillus sp. GP183, one genomic window encodes:
- a CDS encoding DoxX family protein has product MNIALWIVQGILGLAFVMIASMKVFRYEKVQAAGMTKGLVIFVVLSEILGALGLILPFATGIVPTLTPIAAIALGVVMVLATGIHAKRKEYQSIGMPIIFLALLIFVAVGRW; this is encoded by the coding sequence ATGAATATCGCATTATGGATCGTGCAAGGCATCTTAGGATTAGCTTTCGTTATGATTGCTTCTATGAAAGTTTTCCGTTATGAGAAAGTACAAGCCGCTGGGATGACTAAAGGCTTAGTTATTTTTGTCGTGTTATCTGAAATTCTTGGAGCACTTGGCTTGATATTGCCTTTTGCAACCGGAATTGTACCTACATTGACACCTATTGCGGCTATTGCACTTGGCGTAGTCATGGTTCTTGCTACTGGAATTCATGCGAAGAGGAAAGAATACCAGAGCATCGGTATGCCCATCATTTTCTTGGCGTTATTGATATTTGTCGCCGTCGGACGTTGGTAA
- a CDS encoding MFS transporter, with the protein MSNLHVQATPQNVPDANKSKPQNSQNDIKRQQMIWALGFGGFLVNADSRAITPMLPAISHTFHTDASTAALLITAYSIPYGVFQLAFGPIADRFGKVRTILMSLCLFAVGTIACGFVHDFTWLLIMRFITGMFAAGIIPTTLALIGDQYAITERPRTIAFFMSFSTTGQALGIVVGGLVAQFASFSFLFFIIGLVAFPALLALFLQRKHGAAPAGATISLRLRYIALLKNRRAWLIYGLVFTEGFMFFGGFTFLSVYGVSVLHLSYLAIGLLTAIYSLGAFLGSRTITAVLRRIGAPRMPVLGSLLMAAGFGVVWSWENVIGLTLGFVVLGFGFSYCHSTLQTYATDLLPQGRATAVSVFAFSLFLGSGLGPVAGGSVYDQFGVGAMLGAAAGGMLIFCLMCSPLLRKQAVLGNK; encoded by the coding sequence CAGCAAATGATATGGGCGCTTGGCTTCGGGGGATTTCTTGTCAACGCTGATAGCAGAGCCATCACGCCGATGCTGCCGGCGATCTCGCATACATTTCACACCGATGCGTCAACAGCCGCTTTGCTTATTACGGCCTATTCCATTCCATACGGCGTGTTTCAACTAGCTTTTGGCCCGATCGCGGACCGGTTCGGCAAAGTCAGGACGATCTTGATGTCGCTTTGCTTATTTGCAGTGGGCACGATCGCCTGCGGATTTGTTCATGATTTCACCTGGCTGCTAATCATGCGGTTTATTACAGGCATGTTTGCCGCGGGCATTATTCCGACGACGCTGGCGTTGATCGGAGACCAATACGCCATTACGGAAAGGCCGCGTACGATAGCGTTCTTCATGTCTTTTTCGACTACAGGCCAAGCTTTAGGAATTGTGGTGGGAGGATTAGTCGCTCAGTTTGCAAGCTTCAGCTTCCTGTTTTTCATCATCGGGCTGGTAGCCTTTCCCGCGTTGCTGGCTCTGTTTCTTCAACGGAAGCATGGAGCGGCTCCTGCAGGAGCAACGATTTCACTTCGGCTTCGTTATATCGCCTTGCTCAAAAATCGCAGAGCATGGCTGATCTACGGTTTGGTGTTCACGGAAGGCTTTATGTTTTTTGGCGGCTTTACGTTTTTAAGCGTTTATGGCGTGTCGGTTCTTCATCTATCGTATCTCGCCATCGGCTTGCTGACAGCAATTTACAGTTTAGGAGCGTTTCTCGGCAGCCGTACGATTACAGCGGTGCTGCGCCGAATCGGAGCTCCGCGCATGCCGGTTTTGGGTTCGCTGTTGATGGCGGCTGGTTTTGGCGTTGTATGGAGCTGGGAAAACGTGATCGGGCTTACTCTCGGTTTCGTGGTACTTGGTTTCGGCTTCAGCTACTGCCACTCCACTCTGCAAACCTACGCGACGGATTTACTTCCGCAGGGACGCGCCACGGCCGTTTCGGTTTTTGCGTTTTCGCTGTTTCTCGGCAGCGGCCTGGGACCGGTGGCGGGAGGAAGCGTCTATGATCAGTTTGGCGTCGGTGCCATGCTCGGGGCGGCAGCCGGCGGCATGCTGATCTTTTGCCTGATGTGTTCTCCCTTACTTCGGAAGCAGGCGGTCTTGGGTAATAAATAA
- a CDS encoding VOC family protein — translation MEWHGIHHIAMATRDLEKTIQFYTEVLGMQSSPIQPSNPFHGRHSFIKPGADSETWGLHFFELADAQIHSHPEALQRLTFIPGALQHIAFALQDEAAGLLMRSRLEGLSVEMTALLSNGPTRSFGFFDNNGIQLEAIWPKQQ, via the coding sequence ATGGAGTGGCATGGCATTCACCACATCGCAATGGCTACGCGAGATTTGGAAAAAACGATCCAGTTTTATACGGAAGTTTTGGGTATGCAATCAAGCCCCATACAACCCTCAAATCCCTTTCACGGGCGGCATTCTTTCATTAAGCCGGGGGCCGATTCCGAAACTTGGGGGTTGCATTTCTTCGAGCTCGCTGATGCGCAAATTCATTCGCACCCTGAAGCGCTGCAGCGCCTGACCTTTATCCCGGGCGCTTTGCAGCATATTGCTTTTGCGCTTCAGGATGAAGCCGCCGGCCTGCTAATGAGGAGCCGGTTGGAGGGCCTTAGCGTGGAAATGACCGCACTGCTGAGCAATGGACCGACGAGAAGCTTCGGATTTTTCGATAACAACGGAATTCAATTGGAAGCGATATGGCCTAAACAGCAATAA
- a CDS encoding oxidoreductase has protein sequence MGDELRVGLIGYGYAGRTFHAPVITTVPGLKLVKVVQRSGTSSKVRYPWVEVVDHVQELYRDDTIDLIVVTTPSTDHYEFVKDALLAGKHVIVEKPFTVTAGEADRLIALTKEQGKVLSVFHNRRWDGDFLTVREIVRKDLLGRISEAEFCWDSYRPTVGANWRDSDSPGAGVFYDLGVHLLDQALTLFGMPATIDAEIRAIRDNAVASDYFNVVLGYEDGLRIRIKSSPLVREHGPRYVLHGTQGSFVKYGTDPQEKALIDGETPLKPNWGVEPETMWGTLNTSIAGLHYVGRVRTIPGSYTSYFQNVYDAITGRTELEVKPEQARMAIRMIELGIMSSYERRTVEVTP, from the coding sequence ATGGGCGACGAACTTCGCGTAGGCTTAATCGGCTACGGATACGCCGGCAGAACTTTTCATGCGCCAGTGATTACCACCGTTCCCGGTTTGAAGCTGGTTAAAGTGGTGCAGCGGAGTGGCACATCATCGAAAGTACGGTATCCGTGGGTGGAAGTCGTGGATCATGTGCAGGAGCTGTACCGGGACGATACTATCGATCTGATCGTCGTGACGACTCCAAGCACCGATCATTACGAATTCGTGAAGGACGCTCTTCTGGCGGGAAAGCATGTCATCGTCGAGAAGCCGTTTACGGTAACTGCCGGTGAAGCGGATCGATTGATCGCACTAACCAAAGAACAAGGAAAAGTCCTTAGCGTTTTCCATAACCGGCGTTGGGACGGCGATTTCCTAACCGTTCGGGAGATCGTCCGCAAAGATTTACTGGGACGGATAAGCGAAGCCGAATTTTGCTGGGATTCGTACCGTCCGACAGTGGGAGCCAATTGGCGGGATAGCGATTCGCCTGGTGCAGGCGTGTTTTACGATCTGGGGGTGCATTTACTCGACCAGGCGCTCACCCTGTTCGGCATGCCGGCGACGATTGACGCGGAGATACGTGCTATTCGCGACAATGCCGTCGCATCAGATTATTTCAATGTCGTTCTGGGTTACGAAGACGGACTCAGAATCCGCATCAAGTCTTCCCCGCTCGTTCGTGAGCACGGTCCGCGTTATGTGCTGCACGGAACACAAGGCTCATTCGTCAAGTATGGGACTGATCCTCAGGAGAAAGCGTTGATCGATGGAGAAACACCTCTGAAGCCAAACTGGGGGGTGGAGCCTGAAACCATGTGGGGGACGTTAAACACCTCCATCGCAGGTCTCCATTATGTCGGTCGTGTCCGAACGATACCAGGATCGTACACATCCTACTTTCAAAATGTTTATGATGCCATTACCGGTAGGACCGAGCTGGAGGTCAAACCGGAACAAGCTCGTATGGCCATCCGGATGATCGAACTGGGTATAATGAGCAGCTATGAAAGAAGGACGGTTGAAGTTACGCCTTAA